One Aquisediminimonas profunda genomic region harbors:
- the flgC gene encoding flagellar basal body rod protein FlgC: protein MANQTLSLFDISGRAMAAQLVRLNTTASNLANAGTISGSEEGAFRSLKPVFRTIMGEDGTATVAIDKIVSSPAAPTKRHDPSHPLADKNGDVWEAAVDSAAEMVEMLETSRQYQNNVQVLQTAKGLMLETLRLGQ, encoded by the coding sequence ATGGCGAACCAGACTCTTTCCCTTTTCGACATCAGCGGCCGTGCAATGGCCGCGCAGCTCGTACGGCTCAATACGACCGCATCCAACCTTGCAAACGCTGGAACGATCTCGGGCTCCGAAGAAGGGGCGTTCAGGTCTCTGAAGCCAGTGTTCCGCACAATCATGGGCGAGGATGGCACGGCAACCGTGGCGATAGACAAGATTGTCTCGTCTCCAGCTGCACCCACAAAGCGCCACGATCCCTCGCATCCGCTTGCCGACAAGAATGGAGATGTCTGGGAAGCGGCCGTCGATAGCGCTGCAGAGATGGTCGAGATGCTCGAAACGTCGCGCCAGTACCAAAACAATGTCCAGGTCCTTCAAACTGCGAAGGGCCTGATGCTCGAAACTTTGAGGTTAGGACAATGA
- the flgM gene encoding flagellar biosynthesis anti-sigma factor FlgM yields MVDPVTLWPTRPVSRSVKDDGARAARTETMSARDIVTGQSLPKLVNLATELSKAGPPVDFVKIALVRQAIAQGEYSVDVDRIAHAMVDFFRTAD; encoded by the coding sequence ATGGTTGACCCCGTTACACTTTGGCCGACAAGGCCGGTGTCCAGATCCGTAAAGGATGACGGCGCCCGTGCTGCGCGCACCGAGACCATGTCGGCGCGCGACATCGTCACAGGCCAGAGCCTGCCCAAGCTGGTAAATCTGGCCACAGAGCTCTCGAAAGCCGGACCGCCTGTGGACTTTGTAAAGATCGCGCTGGTGCGCCAGGCCATCGCTCAGGGCGAATATTCGGTCGATGTCGATCGCATCGCGCACGCGATGGTCGACTTCTTCAGGACTGCGGACTGA
- the flgG gene encoding flagellar basal-body rod protein FlgG, which yields MSSGALHVARTGLDAQNMKMQVIANNLANVNTTGFKRDRASFETLAYQIVNTAGSPTSAENKYATGLNLGTGVQVKGTARIETQGTLNTTGNGLDVAIEGAGYFQILMPDGQTAYTRAGDFSLSAEGTIVTGNGLPIQPQIQVPEGATSVSIGADGTVTAQLAGQTDPTELGKIETARFVNPAGLQALGNNLLAQTASSGVAQVGAPGSEGRGSLRGGALEASNVNVVEELVDMIETQRAYEVNSKMIQAADEMLKNASQQL from the coding sequence ATGTCGTCAGGTGCATTGCATGTCGCCCGTACCGGGCTCGACGCGCAGAACATGAAAATGCAGGTCATCGCGAACAATCTCGCGAACGTGAATACGACCGGTTTCAAGCGGGATCGGGCGAGTTTCGAAACTCTGGCCTATCAGATCGTCAATACGGCCGGTTCGCCCACCTCTGCGGAAAACAAATATGCCACCGGCCTCAATCTTGGCACCGGTGTGCAGGTCAAGGGCACAGCCCGGATCGAAACCCAGGGCACGCTCAACACGACTGGCAACGGCCTTGATGTCGCGATTGAAGGGGCGGGCTATTTTCAGATCCTGATGCCGGATGGGCAGACTGCCTATACGCGCGCCGGTGATTTCAGCCTGTCCGCCGAGGGTACGATTGTGACGGGCAACGGTCTGCCGATCCAGCCGCAAATCCAGGTACCCGAAGGTGCGACGTCGGTTTCGATCGGAGCTGACGGCACTGTAACAGCGCAGCTTGCGGGGCAAACCGACCCGACCGAGCTGGGCAAGATCGAAACGGCACGGTTCGTCAATCCGGCAGGCCTCCAGGCCCTTGGCAACAACCTTCTTGCGCAAACGGCATCTTCGGGTGTCGCGCAGGTTGGCGCTCCCGGATCGGAAGGGCGCGGCTCGCTTCGTGGCGGCGCGCTCGAAGCCTCCAACGTCAATGTCGTTGAAGAGCTGGTGGACATGATTGAGACCCAACGCGCCTATGAGGTCAATTCAAAGATGATCCAGGCCGCAGACGAAATGCTGAAAAATGCCAGCCAACAACTTTAG
- a CDS encoding flagellar basal body L-ring protein FlgH — protein sequence MFAVSLAALGIAASPAAARHKERAEDTAFRPTAPVAAPVVVANGAIFQGGAYAPLTSGARASQPGDLITIDLVERTTASKSNSATTGRDGGIGLTPPTTGPLSFFKPTDVGASGTQSFKGKGDASQSNALSGELSVTVAAVYPNGTMLVSGEKQLTLNRGDERVQFSGIIRASDISPDNRVLSTRVADARILYVGHGEIARASKQGWLQRFFSRVSPF from the coding sequence CTGTTCGCGGTGTCCCTCGCGGCGCTTGGGATCGCGGCGTCGCCTGCGGCGGCCCGGCACAAGGAGCGCGCCGAAGATACAGCCTTTCGGCCCACGGCGCCTGTTGCCGCGCCGGTCGTGGTCGCCAATGGCGCGATCTTCCAGGGCGGTGCCTATGCTCCGCTTACATCCGGCGCACGCGCCTCCCAGCCAGGGGATCTCATCACCATTGACCTGGTCGAGCGCACGACTGCCAGCAAATCGAACTCTGCCACAACAGGCCGCGATGGCGGCATTGGCCTCACACCTCCCACAACCGGACCACTCAGCTTCTTCAAGCCGACCGATGTTGGTGCTTCCGGTACTCAGTCGTTCAAGGGGAAGGGGGATGCATCGCAGTCAAACGCCTTGTCAGGGGAACTCAGTGTGACTGTGGCTGCTGTTTATCCCAACGGCACAATGCTTGTCAGCGGAGAAAAGCAGCTGACGCTCAATCGCGGCGATGAACGTGTCCAGTTTTCAGGGATCATCAGGGCGTCTGACATTTCGCCAGACAACCGCGTCCTTTCCACCCGCGTTGCCGATGCGCGTATCCTCTACGTGGGCCATGGCGAAATTGCACGGGCCAGCAAGCAAGGCTGGCTGCAACGATTCTTCTCCAGAGTGAGTCCATTCTGA
- a CDS encoding flagellar basal body rod protein FlgF — translation MDRLIYTSLTAMRSAQSRQAATANNLANAQTPGFRGDVAEAQALWVRGDGLESRAVASEEVIGADMRAGVVMETGRDLDVAMQGDALLVVQADNGEEAYTRRGDLQLSQSGLLTNGEGQPVLGAQGPITLPPADKVMIDSSGRISIVPVGGDPAQPQEVDHLRLVTATGSKIIKGLDGLFRIRGGGILPDDPDARLLTGHIEGSNVSATATLVQMIEASRSWDTQLKLISSARDMDSAAADLMRLPE, via the coding sequence GTGGACCGGCTCATCTATACCAGCCTTACGGCAATGCGCAGCGCGCAATCCCGGCAAGCGGCGACGGCGAACAATCTCGCCAATGCCCAGACGCCGGGATTCCGTGGCGACGTTGCCGAAGCGCAGGCACTCTGGGTTCGTGGCGATGGCCTCGAAAGCAGGGCGGTGGCCTCGGAAGAGGTCATCGGCGCCGACATGCGCGCGGGTGTGGTCATGGAAACGGGCCGGGACCTTGATGTGGCGATGCAGGGCGATGCCCTGCTGGTCGTCCAGGCGGACAATGGAGAGGAAGCCTACACCCGCCGGGGCGACCTGCAGCTCTCTCAATCCGGCTTGCTGACCAATGGCGAAGGCCAGCCGGTGCTGGGCGCGCAAGGGCCAATCACATTGCCGCCTGCCGACAAGGTGATGATTGACAGTTCCGGCCGTATTTCGATCGTTCCGGTCGGTGGCGATCCTGCGCAGCCGCAGGAAGTCGATCATCTTCGCCTTGTCACGGCGACAGGCTCAAAGATCATCAAGGGACTGGACGGACTCTTCCGTATCCGCGGTGGTGGTATCCTTCCCGATGATCCGGATGCCCGGTTGCTGACCGGTCATATCGAAGGATCGAACGTGTCGGCCACCGCTACGCTCGTCCAGATGATTGAAGCCAGTCGGTCCTGGGATACGCAATTGAAATTGATCAGCAGCGCACGCGACATGGATTCGGCAGCCGCCGATCTCATGCGCCTGCCTGAATAG
- a CDS encoding flagella basal body P-ring formation protein FlgA, with amino-acid sequence MTMVRMTLAALLLNLVPSVALADAIEDLDRLDSRIEVLTGAAPGQPGGAITPLDRRLKLAACQQPATIEWAGSDALAVRCPSIGWRLRVAIAPIGAAQGKAMLSVHRGDTVEVSVSGDAYDVTATGIALDDGAEGSSIRLKIGAAGTQTSAIVTGPGTVSLSR; translated from the coding sequence ATGACCATGGTTCGCATGACCCTTGCTGCACTGCTTCTCAATCTGGTGCCTTCCGTTGCATTGGCGGACGCGATCGAGGACCTCGACCGGCTGGACAGCCGCATTGAAGTCTTGACGGGCGCGGCGCCGGGTCAACCCGGTGGCGCAATCACCCCGCTTGATCGGCGCTTGAAGCTAGCGGCCTGCCAGCAGCCAGCGACCATAGAATGGGCCGGCAGCGATGCGCTTGCGGTACGCTGTCCTTCAATTGGCTGGCGACTGCGTGTTGCAATTGCTCCAATCGGCGCTGCGCAGGGCAAGGCCATGCTGAGCGTGCACAGGGGCGACACGGTCGAAGTCAGCGTCTCGGGCGACGCTTATGACGTGACGGCAACAGGTATTGCACTTGACGATGGCGCTGAAGGATCCAGCATACGCCTCAAGATCGGCGCTGCAGGTACCCAAACCTCTGCCATTGTGACCGGACCGGGAACCGTATCGCTTTCGCGTTAA
- a CDS encoding flagellar hook-basal body complex protein has translation MAFYTSLSGLKGAQADLSAISNNLANVNSTGFKKSRAQFGDLFASSPTQNTRLVSGQGTRLNGITQQFTQGTLEATDRTLDLAVAGEGMFVVKGDPPRQAVTYTRNGSFNVMPDRSVRDTTGAKLQLLPVDAAGNVTSTALGSLIDFNLPTGAPGNPTAALVNVSIGLDGLTTATYADGSSEYLGKVAMASFTAQEGLRPVGDGHWQSTGDSGPPTIDAATNGPLGSIRSGALERANVDVTEELVALIAAQRNFQANAKAIETDKAMTQSVLNIN, from the coding sequence ATGGCTTTCTATACATCTTTGTCGGGACTGAAGGGGGCGCAAGCCGATCTTTCAGCTATTTCGAACAATCTTGCGAACGTGAACTCGACCGGCTTCAAGAAGAGCCGTGCCCAGTTCGGCGATCTGTTCGCCAGCTCGCCCACGCAGAACACCCGACTGGTATCGGGTCAGGGGACGCGCCTCAACGGCATCACCCAGCAGTTCACACAGGGCACGCTGGAAGCGACGGATCGTACGCTTGACCTGGCGGTCGCAGGCGAAGGCATGTTCGTTGTCAAGGGCGATCCGCCCCGTCAGGCTGTCACCTATACGCGCAATGGCTCGTTCAACGTGATGCCCGACCGTTCGGTTCGCGATACAACGGGCGCAAAGCTGCAGCTTCTGCCAGTCGACGCAGCTGGTAACGTCACCTCGACAGCGCTTGGCTCACTCATTGATTTCAACCTGCCTACAGGCGCGCCAGGCAATCCGACTGCCGCTCTCGTCAATGTTTCAATTGGTCTGGATGGTCTGACAACAGCCACCTATGCCGATGGTTCCAGCGAGTATCTGGGCAAGGTCGCAATGGCGAGCTTCACCGCGCAGGAGGGTCTTCGTCCGGTCGGTGATGGCCACTGGCAGTCGACCGGAGACAGCGGACCGCCGACAATCGATGCCGCCACCAACGGGCCGCTTGGTTCGATCCGTTCGGGCGCCCTTGAACGTGCAAACGTCGACGTCACGGAAGAACTGGTGGCGCTCATCGCCGCTCAGCGCAACTTCCAGGCAAATGCCAAGGCGATCGAAACTGACAAGGCCATGACCCAGTCGGTCCTGAACATCAACTGA
- a CDS encoding rod-binding protein, whose protein sequence is MIKPVSPALASTAKAPTPALQKAAQGFEAVFLREMIGSMRKAKLTEDDLFGSSATDNFRELADANLADSMSGLGQFGIAKMVEAQMAKFGVKP, encoded by the coding sequence ATGATCAAGCCCGTTTCTCCCGCGCTAGCGTCAACCGCCAAGGCACCAACCCCCGCGCTGCAAAAGGCGGCACAGGGGTTTGAGGCCGTTTTTCTTCGTGAAATGATTGGTTCGATGCGCAAGGCCAAGCTGACCGAGGATGACCTCTTCGGATCAAGCGCGACAGACAATTTCCGGGAACTGGCTGATGCAAACCTAGCAGACAGCATGTCGGGCCTTGGCCAATTCGGGATCGCCAAGATGGTTGAAGCGCAAATGGCAAAATTCGGGGTGAAGCCATGA
- a CDS encoding flagellar basal body P-ring protein FlgI: protein MARFSPTFARTITLLAAFFCMQFAVPASAERIKDLGQFQGLRANQLTGYGLVVGLAGTGDDSLDYATLAMKGAVSRFGLTLPAGVNPSLKNVAAVMITAELPPFAKPGQRLDITVSAMGKAKSLRGGTLLMAPLYGADGQIYAMAQGNLVVGGLGIDAADGSKVAVNVPSAGRVDGGATVERSVDTGFTNGDQLVLNLHDQDLTNAKLVAEAINRTLGAGIAQATDGGSVSIAAPQGGPARIGMMSMIENIEIKPSEPPARVIVNSRTGTVVINGAVRISTAAVTHGKLTVRVDEKPRVIQPEPFSRGQTALEPNSDIKVEEARNPMFLMPKGASLQDIVKAINRIGASPGDLVAILEALKEAGALKAELIVI from the coding sequence ATGGCAAGATTCTCCCCCACATTCGCGCGGACAATTACGCTGCTTGCGGCCTTTTTCTGCATGCAGTTCGCAGTTCCGGCGTCGGCCGAGCGCATCAAGGATCTGGGCCAGTTCCAGGGACTGCGTGCCAACCAATTGACCGGCTATGGCCTTGTCGTCGGCCTTGCGGGAACCGGGGACGACAGCCTCGACTATGCCACGCTCGCGATGAAGGGTGCCGTTTCGCGCTTCGGACTGACCCTGCCAGCCGGCGTCAATCCTTCGCTGAAAAACGTGGCTGCAGTCATGATCACGGCCGAGCTTCCGCCATTTGCGAAGCCTGGACAGCGTCTGGACATCACGGTGTCGGCAATGGGCAAGGCCAAGTCGCTCCGTGGTGGCACGTTGCTTATGGCACCGCTATACGGTGCGGACGGCCAGATCTATGCGATGGCCCAAGGCAACCTTGTTGTCGGTGGGCTCGGCATCGATGCCGCTGATGGCTCCAAAGTCGCAGTCAACGTTCCGTCTGCAGGTCGGGTGGACGGAGGCGCCACGGTCGAACGCTCGGTTGATACGGGCTTCACAAATGGTGATCAGCTTGTTCTCAACCTGCATGATCAGGATCTGACCAACGCAAAACTGGTGGCGGAGGCGATCAACCGGACTTTGGGCGCCGGGATAGCGCAAGCCACCGACGGCGGCTCGGTCAGTATCGCGGCCCCGCAGGGCGGACCTGCGCGCATCGGCATGATGAGCATGATCGAGAACATCGAAATCAAGCCGTCTGAACCGCCTGCTCGGGTGATTGTGAACTCCCGGACGGGGACCGTTGTGATCAATGGTGCGGTCCGGATCAGCACGGCTGCCGTAACGCACGGCAAACTGACAGTCCGTGTCGATGAAAAGCCCCGGGTTATCCAGCCGGAGCCCTTCAGCCGGGGCCAGACTGCGCTTGAACCAAACAGCGATATCAAGGTCGAGGAAGCCCGGAATCCGATGTTCCTGATGCCGAAAGGGGCGTCCCTGCAGGATATCGTCAAGGCGATCAACCGCATCGGAGCATCGCCGGGTGATCTGGTCGCCATCCTCGAAGCGCTCAAGGAAGCCGGAGCGCTCAAGGCGGAGTTGATAGTGATATGA
- the flgK gene encoding flagellar hook-associated protein FlgK translates to MSDLLSVGASGLRAYGRALSNVGDNIANAQTPGYARRTTRLEELAGNGEMTLYHSAGNANGVRVTGINRITDQWLVDGSRAASADAGQTAARLPWLTAAEAALSQGGNSVGTALTNLFNSADLLSADPTNTTLRSSFLAATDGTAAAFQRTATAVDSAIAGVGTAAAGTVTQLNTDLVALQKVNDGLLRARDGTTNQAGLLDERDRLLDSIGSAVPISVTYDNKQAATVTLGGAAGPVMLSGPGGASTFSVAIAVDGRLTFSLSTAGGPVLPASGQLAGLSDAASHLADQRLGLDALASQVSTSLNAAHTSGFDANGNPGSPLFTLGATGAASLAAVALAPDQVAAADATSANGNLLSLSGLRGNAGVEAGWAALVAAQSQSVSTARAEDAAASSRRDGAFAARSEMSGVDLDQEAADLLRFQQAYAGSARVIQTARETLESILNIF, encoded by the coding sequence ATGAGCGACCTTTTGAGCGTCGGTGCATCCGGGCTGCGTGCCTATGGGCGCGCCCTCTCCAATGTGGGCGACAACATAGCCAATGCGCAGACCCCGGGGTACGCCCGGCGGACCACACGCCTCGAGGAGCTCGCCGGGAACGGCGAAATGACACTTTACCATTCTGCCGGGAATGCAAACGGCGTTCGCGTCACCGGGATCAACCGTATCACCGATCAATGGCTCGTCGACGGATCGCGCGCCGCAAGTGCAGATGCAGGACAAACGGCCGCGCGCCTGCCGTGGCTGACGGCTGCGGAGGCTGCTCTCTCCCAGGGCGGGAACAGCGTCGGGACGGCCTTGACCAATCTCTTCAACAGCGCCGACCTACTTTCAGCGGATCCGACTAATACCACATTACGCTCGTCCTTTCTTGCAGCGACAGACGGCACGGCCGCCGCCTTTCAGAGAACAGCGACGGCCGTTGATTCAGCAATCGCTGGCGTCGGCACCGCCGCTGCCGGAACAGTAACGCAGCTGAATACCGATCTGGTCGCTCTGCAGAAGGTGAATGACGGCCTGTTGCGCGCGCGCGACGGCACGACCAATCAGGCGGGTCTGCTCGACGAGCGGGATCGTCTGCTGGACAGCATCGGTTCGGCGGTTCCCATTTCTGTAACCTATGACAACAAGCAGGCTGCTACCGTGACCCTTGGCGGGGCAGCTGGCCCCGTCATGCTTTCCGGTCCCGGTGGTGCGTCAACATTCAGCGTCGCCATTGCCGTTGATGGCCGGCTGACCTTTTCGCTTTCAACGGCAGGTGGCCCCGTACTGCCTGCCTCAGGCCAGCTCGCCGGCCTTTCGGATGCCGCCAGTCACCTGGCCGATCAACGCCTTGGCCTCGATGCACTCGCATCGCAGGTCTCGACCAGCCTCAATGCAGCGCACACTTCCGGTTTCGATGCCAATGGCAATCCCGGCAGCCCGCTTTTTACTTTGGGAGCAACCGGCGCGGCTTCGCTTGCTGCCGTTGCCCTTGCCCCCGATCAGGTCGCTGCGGCCGACGCCACAAGCGCCAACGGCAACCTCCTTTCGCTCTCAGGATTGCGCGGCAATGCAGGCGTCGAGGCCGGATGGGCCGCGCTTGTGGCAGCGCAGAGCCAGTCAGTATCGACCGCGCGGGCGGAAGACGCCGCAGCATCCTCAAGGCGTGATGGTGCGTTTGCAGCGCGTTCCGAAATGAGCGGTGTCGACCTCGACCAGGAAGCGGCCGATCTGCTGAGATTTCAGCAGGCCTATGCCGGTTCTGCACGCGTGATCCAGACTGCCCGCGAAACGCTTGAATCCATTCTCAACATCTTCTGA
- a CDS encoding flagellar hook assembly protein FlgD, whose translation MTSTTPVNGSNIPVVPKGAGAQKLDETAFLRLMTTQLKEQDPFNPVDNTAMVAQMAQFSSVAGISEMNASLKGIADQIKQQTALLTAIQAQNKPTSTTTGA comes from the coding sequence ATGACAAGCACAACCCCAGTGAACGGTTCAAACATTCCGGTCGTCCCCAAGGGTGCCGGGGCCCAGAAGCTCGACGAGACGGCGTTCCTGCGGCTCATGACGACCCAACTCAAGGAACAGGATCCGTTCAATCCGGTCGATAACACCGCGATGGTGGCCCAGATGGCTCAATTTTCGAGCGTAGCGGGGATTTCGGAAATGAACGCCTCGCTCAAGGGCATTGCCGATCAGATCAAGCAGCAGACAGCTCTGCTGACGGCCATCCAGGCCCAGAACAAGCCCACCAGCACCACAACAGGCGCATAA
- a CDS encoding flagellin-like protein, which produces MINAVGSRMMIEINRQKSLARAVSDTQVSISTGKKIQRPSDDPVSAARVDVIGRAQANSKAWETNLDTGLSLNSQADTAVTGMADRMALARELVLAGSNGTLAQTDRNSIATQLDGIADELDGLVTRKSANGQPLFAPGTALSVRYDENTVFAPVPSQAQVFDVGGVSLSQMVRDAATALRSGSAPAIGASLTTLDAGVTKTADALGDIGQRGRRLQSLQEASRAHDIDLASERTDLEATDISEAVAKLNAQTLTLEAAQAAFARINRRTLLDILS; this is translated from the coding sequence ATGATTAACGCCGTCGGCAGCCGCATGATGATTGAAATCAATCGCCAGAAGTCGCTTGCGCGTGCGGTCTCGGACACCCAAGTTTCGATTTCGACGGGCAAGAAGATTCAACGTCCCTCGGACGATCCGGTTTCGGCTGCCCGCGTGGACGTGATTGGACGCGCTCAGGCAAACAGCAAGGCCTGGGAAACCAATCTGGATACCGGACTGTCGCTCAATAGTCAGGCGGATACAGCCGTGACCGGCATGGCCGACCGCATGGCACTTGCTCGTGAACTGGTTCTGGCAGGCTCAAATGGCACGTTGGCACAGACAGACCGGAACTCGATAGCGACGCAGCTCGACGGGATAGCGGACGAACTTGATGGGCTTGTCACGCGCAAGTCCGCAAACGGCCAGCCCCTGTTTGCGCCGGGAACCGCACTGAGTGTGCGTTATGACGAGAATACGGTCTTCGCCCCTGTACCGTCACAAGCGCAGGTATTCGATGTAGGTGGCGTATCGCTCTCGCAAATGGTCCGTGATGCTGCAACAGCACTTCGCAGCGGCTCTGCTCCGGCGATAGGTGCTTCACTCACGACGCTGGATGCGGGCGTCACGAAAACGGCCGACGCGCTGGGCGACATTGGTCAACGGGGACGGCGCCTGCAATCGCTGCAGGAAGCTTCGCGCGCGCACGATATTGATCTTGCTTCCGAACGGACTGACCTTGAAGCCACGGATATTTCGGAAGCAGTTGCCAAGCTTAATGCCCAGACTCTGACGCTGGAAGCCGCTCAGGCCGCGTTTGCACGGATCAACCGGCGCACGCTGCTCGATATACTTTCCTGA
- a CDS encoding transglycosylase SLT domain-containing protein — MPAQTIGIQPTVPQRVSLAIGNASKRTGVPFDYLMAQARVESSLDPEAQASSSSAAGLFQFTKQTWLATLSQHGANHGLQWAADAIRKGPDGQFRVVDPQMREQILGLRFDPDVSSTMAAEFADDNADMLRNRFGEEPEPVDLYLAHFLGAQGAAQFLSAWRADPNAPAAPLNPAAAAANRTIFFNPDGSAKSLDAIRTHFAARLDEQPAGFPVTSTVRTQMATRTGSNIQSSQEFMQMRTIEPMPQSLSLAFAERAYQRLSRIDGGSAA; from the coding sequence ATGCCAGCGCAGACTATCGGCATTCAGCCAACGGTTCCCCAACGGGTGAGCCTTGCGATTGGCAATGCTTCAAAGCGTACGGGCGTCCCCTTCGATTATCTCATGGCGCAAGCGCGCGTGGAAAGCAGCCTTGATCCCGAGGCGCAAGCCAGTTCATCGAGCGCAGCAGGACTTTTCCAGTTTACCAAACAGACCTGGCTGGCAACGCTTTCCCAGCATGGCGCAAACCATGGCCTTCAATGGGCAGCCGACGCAATCCGCAAGGGACCGGACGGCCAATTCCGCGTTGTCGATCCGCAAATGCGCGAACAGATTCTGGGCTTGCGGTTTGATCCCGACGTCTCCTCGACGATGGCTGCGGAGTTTGCCGACGACAACGCCGACATGCTGCGCAATCGCTTTGGAGAAGAACCGGAGCCCGTCGACCTCTATCTCGCGCACTTCCTGGGCGCGCAGGGTGCCGCGCAATTCCTGTCCGCATGGAGGGCAGACCCGAACGCGCCTGCCGCGCCACTGAATCCCGCCGCGGCGGCGGCAAATCGCACCATTTTCTTCAATCCTGATGGCAGCGCGAAAAGCCTTGATGCCATTCGGACCCATTTCGCCGCGCGGCTGGATGAACAGCCTGCGGGTTTCCCTGTGACCAGCACGGTCCGCACACAGATGGCGACCCGGACCGGCAGCAATATCCAGTCCTCACAAGAGTTCATGCAGATGCGCACCATAGAACCCATGCCGCAGAGCCTTTCGCTCGCGTTTGCAGAGCGCGCTTATCAGCGCCTCTCCCGAATTGACGGCGGTAGCGCGGCATGA
- a CDS encoding flagellar basal body rod protein FlgB, with translation MSVGQSLFGIHATALQLRSQRMSMLASNIANAATPNYKARDMNFAQALRQASDGESIESSIEYRVPLQPSLDGNTVEMSTEQTAFAENALAYRSSLSFLQGRIGTMMRALKGE, from the coding sequence ATGTCTGTTGGACAGTCACTATTTGGTATTCATGCGACGGCGCTGCAGCTCCGTTCGCAGCGGATGTCGATGCTCGCTTCGAACATCGCCAATGCAGCGACGCCGAACTACAAAGCCCGCGACATGAATTTTGCGCAGGCATTGCGCCAGGCCAGCGACGGCGAGTCGATTGAATCCTCGATCGAATATCGCGTGCCGCTTCAGCCCTCGCTCGACGGCAATACAGTAGAGATGTCCACGGAACAGACCGCGTTCGCGGAAAACGCACTCGCTTACCGTTCAAGCCTGTCCTTCCTGCAGGGCCGGATCGGAACGATGATGCGCGCGTTGAAGGGCGAATAA